One Terriglobia bacterium DNA segment encodes these proteins:
- a CDS encoding type II CAAX endopeptidase family protein, whose amino-acid sequence MTPEHPIFSGPTPEYVPAPVSLPKPPHPLVRFLLAAILVVLANLFIPILTFLAFAGHPLLADTAYRWLAAAVLAGGFLLYTRILDQWDGDPWQYQGLPWRRLAVTQSAAGFAISAVLITIAVASVAIIGHLSLAFNFSGLAIAHELLAVVLLIGGAALEELAFRGYPFQRLVEAIRPIGAIIVLSIFFGAVHLQNPNSQGMLSLAFFNTILVGVLFAYAYLRTRTLWLPIGMHFGWNFFLGIVYGLPVSGIRDFSIVVRSTAHGSHLLTGGAYGLEASLTGTLVLLLGFVLVAWAPKPELSSISVPQRNTEASI is encoded by the coding sequence ATGACTCCGGAGCACCCCATTTTTTCCGGGCCGACGCCGGAATATGTTCCGGCGCCGGTCTCCCTCCCCAAGCCGCCGCATCCACTTGTGCGTTTTCTTCTGGCCGCGATCCTGGTTGTGCTCGCGAATCTCTTCATTCCGATTCTCACGTTTCTTGCTTTCGCCGGGCACCCGTTACTGGCCGACACTGCTTATCGCTGGCTCGCCGCAGCCGTGCTGGCTGGAGGCTTTCTGCTCTACACGCGCATTCTCGATCAGTGGGATGGCGATCCCTGGCAGTATCAAGGACTCCCCTGGAGACGGCTGGCAGTAACGCAGTCCGCAGCAGGATTCGCGATCTCGGCTGTCCTCATCACCATCGCAGTTGCGTCGGTGGCGATCATCGGCCACCTGTCGCTCGCTTTCAATTTCTCCGGCCTGGCAATCGCCCATGAACTGCTCGCAGTAGTACTTCTCATCGGAGGTGCGGCCCTGGAAGAACTCGCGTTTCGCGGATATCCCTTTCAGCGCCTCGTGGAAGCCATTCGCCCGATCGGTGCCATCATCGTGCTTTCGATCTTTTTCGGCGCAGTTCACCTACAGAATCCCAACTCGCAGGGCATGCTCAGCCTCGCGTTTTTCAACACTATCCTGGTGGGAGTCCTTTTCGCCTACGCCTACCTTCGCACCCGAACCCTCTGGCTCCCCATCGGGATGCACTTTGGGTGGAATTTTTTTCTCGGCATCGTTTACGGATTACCGGTCAGCGGAATTCGCGATTTTTCGATCGTTGTCCGCTCCACTGCGCACGGCTCGCACTTGCTCACGGGCGGCGCTTACGGTCTGGAAGCCAGCCTGACTGGCACGCTGGTGCTTCTTCTTGGGTTCGTGCTGGTCGCTTGGGCCCCAAAGCCGGAACTCTCTTCCATTTCCGTGCCGCAACGTAACACAGAGGCGAGCATCTAA
- a CDS encoding GHMP kinase, producing MPTQGNSQQIILSQAPCRVDLAGGTVDLWPLYLFHPGAVTVNLAVNVLTTCRIHPTSGKQIHLKSTDTGREEKFASFGELCKATKFKHPLAAYLVKFFAPEGGFRMETHSESPAGAGISGSSALMIASTAALAKFTGRELGLEETRVLAQNIEAQLIQVPTGCQDYYPALYGGASAIHLDPDGIHREAIPVPLEELDSRFVLAYTGAPRQSGINNWEVFKSHIDGNKKVFRNFENITAIAQAMHAALANGKWREVARLIREEWKLRRTNAPGITTPFIDKLVDVAKKNGGLAAKVCGAGGGGCVLFFAEPDTRERVENALRAAEATILPFRVAREGLSVQVVAATQASK from the coding sequence ATGCCGACCCAAGGGAATTCCCAGCAAATCATCCTTTCGCAAGCCCCATGTCGCGTTGATCTCGCCGGAGGCACCGTCGATCTCTGGCCTCTTTATCTCTTTCATCCTGGTGCTGTCACGGTAAACCTCGCGGTCAACGTTCTCACCACCTGTCGCATTCATCCCACATCTGGCAAGCAGATTCATCTCAAGTCCACCGATACTGGACGCGAGGAAAAGTTTGCGAGCTTCGGCGAACTCTGCAAGGCGACGAAGTTCAAACATCCTCTTGCCGCCTATCTTGTGAAATTCTTCGCGCCCGAAGGTGGGTTCCGCATGGAGACACACTCCGAGTCTCCAGCCGGAGCGGGCATCTCAGGTTCCTCGGCGCTGATGATCGCCTCGACGGCCGCGTTGGCGAAGTTCACGGGAAGGGAACTGGGGCTGGAGGAGACGCGCGTGCTCGCTCAGAACATCGAGGCGCAACTGATCCAGGTTCCCACCGGCTGCCAGGACTATTACCCGGCGCTTTACGGAGGCGCCAGCGCTATTCATCTCGACCCTGACGGCATTCATCGTGAAGCCATTCCGGTTCCGCTCGAGGAACTCGACTCGCGTTTCGTGCTCGCCTATACCGGAGCGCCGCGACAGTCCGGTATCAACAACTGGGAAGTCTTCAAGTCGCATATCGACGGCAACAAGAAGGTGTTCCGTAATTTCGAGAACATCACCGCGATCGCCCAGGCCATGCACGCCGCACTCGCAAACGGCAAGTGGAGAGAAGTAGCGCGTCTCATTCGAGAGGAATGGAAACTGCGTCGCACCAACGCGCCGGGAATAACCACGCCGTTCATAGATAAACTTGTGGATGTGGCGAAAAAGAATGGCGGATTGGCCGCAAAGGTGTGCGGAGCCGGCGGCGGCGGTTGCGTCCTGTTCTTCGCCGAACCGGATACCCGCGAGCGGGTTGAGAATGCCCTGCGCGCGGCGGAGGCCACGATTCTGCCCTTCCGGGTCGCTCGTGAAGGTCTGTCGGTCCAGGTCGTTGCCGCGACCCAGGCTTCGAAATGA
- a CDS encoding aminotransferase class V-fold PLP-dependent enzyme yields the protein MSRLNLSPEQYRKLANRAVDLTTVFLQQLPTAPSFPETSGEETNAIFDLGLPEEPLGEAAFDDFARVLELSRQNTPRFFGYVLGSGEPVGAIADLVASVLNQNVTSWRSGPAAATIERTVVRWLGEFIGCRGFSGSLTGGGSSANLMGLAMAREAKAPANDTGAQPVVIYTSSEVHMSVPKAAALLGLGYNSIRYIGVDERFRMKVDELEKAIREDRGAGKRPIAIVGSAGTTATGSIDPLDELATIASANDLWFHVDGAYGAFAASVAPDKFRGLSRADSLSLDAHKWLYQPLDCGCLLYRNPTAAQRAFSHSGDYTKVLSSDPIEGFAFFEESMELSRRFRALKIWLSLRYHGAQAFRDSIAEDLRLALHLASVVGEHDKLDLLAPVELSAVCFRYRPEANSEDEVNAVNAEIVKRSQRAGRVFFSNAMLNGKFALRACITNHRSTQKDVEEVVREVMRLSAEI from the coding sequence ATGTCCCGTCTCAATCTTTCCCCCGAGCAGTACCGCAAACTCGCCAACCGCGCCGTTGACCTGACCACTGTCTTTCTTCAGCAATTGCCGACAGCGCCATCTTTTCCGGAAACCAGCGGAGAAGAAACCAACGCGATTTTTGATCTGGGCCTGCCGGAAGAGCCTCTTGGCGAGGCCGCATTCGACGATTTCGCGCGAGTGCTCGAGTTATCTCGACAGAACACTCCCCGATTCTTTGGATACGTATTGGGTTCCGGTGAGCCTGTCGGTGCGATAGCCGACCTGGTGGCGAGCGTCCTCAACCAGAACGTGACTTCATGGCGGTCCGGACCCGCGGCGGCGACCATTGAGCGAACAGTCGTGCGCTGGTTGGGCGAGTTCATCGGCTGCCGCGGATTCTCCGGGAGCCTGACCGGTGGCGGTTCCTCGGCGAACCTGATGGGGCTGGCCATGGCGCGGGAGGCCAAGGCTCCCGCGAACGACACCGGCGCGCAACCAGTCGTGATCTACACTTCGAGCGAAGTTCATATGTCGGTGCCCAAGGCCGCGGCGTTGCTCGGGCTTGGCTACAACTCCATTCGCTACATCGGCGTCGACGAGCGCTTCCGGATGAAAGTTGACGAGTTGGAGAAGGCCATCCGCGAAGACCGCGGGGCGGGGAAGCGCCCGATTGCAATTGTCGGCAGCGCCGGAACGACCGCAACCGGCAGCATCGATCCCCTCGACGAGCTCGCAACCATCGCCTCCGCCAACGATCTCTGGTTCCACGTCGATGGCGCCTATGGCGCATTCGCAGCATCGGTGGCCCCAGACAAGTTCCGCGGCCTCTCCCGTGCCGATTCGCTCTCTCTTGACGCGCACAAGTGGCTCTACCAACCACTGGATTGTGGGTGCCTTCTCTACCGCAACCCCACCGCCGCGCAACGTGCTTTCTCACACAGCGGCGACTACACCAAGGTTCTCTCGAGCGATCCGATTGAGGGCTTTGCGTTCTTCGAGGAGTCGATGGAACTCTCGCGCCGCTTCCGCGCCCTGAAAATCTGGCTATCGCTGCGCTATCACGGCGCACAGGCCTTTCGGGATTCCATCGCGGAAGATTTGCGATTGGCACTGCACCTGGCATCCGTCGTCGGTGAACATGACAAACTCGATCTGCTCGCCCCCGTCGAACTGAGCGCCGTCTGCTTCCGCTACAGGCCCGAAGCAAATTCCGAAGACGAGGTAAATGCTGTCAACGCCGAGATCGTGAAGCGCTCGCAACGCGCCGGACGCGTCTTCTTCTCCAATGCGATGCTCAACGGCAAATTCGCCCTCCGCGCCTGCATCACAAACCACCGCAGCACGCAGAAAGATGTGGAAGAAGTCGTAAGGGAAGTGATGAGACTGAGCGCGGAGATTTGA
- a CDS encoding YncE family protein translates to MFPRRLLPILLIALASVPALAQSVREIGMLDIPGKPGFDGMAVVHGIVLMSHAGAGTVDIFDPAKRRLIAKVKGMSDPRGIAVDPDGERVFIANHNANNIVVLDAKDWHVTGTIPLNGSPAELAVIPAWGMLAITDPLQQRLMLVDLHTRQQANTVPLPGTPRELAFDSSRGLLLATLEDLGEVLALNKDLQMTRRTKLAASQPTGIVYDRKLDRIYVSVRYAVLSLDAANGKELARVPADAGIDNLWLDPDSRMLYGAAGGSLLVMKADSRLHAVDELPTDVKGYSVAYDADRKLVLFPGGREGRSKLLLLSVPGQGNDQDSSAEAKLQ, encoded by the coding sequence ATGTTCCCTCGTCGCCTACTCCCGATACTGTTGATTGCGCTCGCTAGCGTACCTGCCTTGGCACAGAGCGTGCGCGAAATCGGTATGCTCGATATTCCCGGCAAGCCCGGCTTCGACGGGATGGCCGTCGTACACGGCATCGTGCTGATGAGCCATGCCGGCGCCGGCACCGTGGATATTTTCGATCCGGCCAAGCGCCGCCTGATCGCTAAAGTGAAGGGCATGTCGGACCCGCGCGGGATCGCCGTCGATCCCGATGGCGAGCGAGTTTTCATCGCCAACCATAATGCCAACAACATCGTTGTCCTCGACGCGAAGGATTGGCACGTGACCGGCACGATTCCGCTGAACGGTTCGCCCGCGGAGTTGGCCGTCATCCCGGCCTGGGGCATGCTGGCCATCACGGACCCCCTCCAGCAGCGATTGATGCTCGTCGATCTGCACACTCGGCAGCAGGCCAACACGGTTCCTCTTCCCGGAACACCTCGGGAGTTAGCCTTCGATTCTTCGCGCGGGCTCCTGCTCGCCACCCTGGAGGACCTTGGCGAAGTCCTCGCGCTCAATAAGGACCTGCAAATGACGCGCCGCACGAAGCTGGCCGCATCTCAACCGACTGGCATCGTCTACGACCGCAAACTTGACCGCATTTACGTGTCGGTGCGCTACGCCGTGCTCTCGCTGGATGCCGCGAACGGCAAGGAGCTCGCCCGCGTCCCCGCCGATGCCGGCATCGACAATCTCTGGCTCGACCCTGATTCGCGCATGCTCTACGGTGCAGCCGGTGGCTCCCTCCTGGTCATGAAGGCCGACTCGCGCCTGCACGCCGTCGACGAGTTGCCGACCGACGTGAAGGGTTACTCCGTGGCATATGACGCCGACCGCAAACTGGTCTTGTTCCCCGGCGGTCGCGAAGGCCGCTCCAAACTCCTGCTGCTCAGTGTGCCGGGACAAGGCAACGATCAGGACTCCAGCGCGGAAGCGAAACTGCAATAA